One window of the Desulfobotulus mexicanus genome contains the following:
- a CDS encoding (Fe-S)-binding protein has protein sequence MGDLKRLHRLLMDIDDMLAGCMRCGMCQSVCPVFARTLNEGDVARGKIALLEGLSHQMITDAQGVKCKLEKCLLCGSCSASCPSGVKATDIFLKARAALTEYTGLSPIKKAIFRGTLTHPELFNRLVNMGSKFQGIMTKKANAYHGTSCAPMLSSILGNRQIVPLASRPFRKSHPSMDTPAGKSGLKVAFYPGCLVDKMYTGIGEAILKVMKHHGVGVFLPANQACCGMPALASGDTKSFEKLVDLNLNCFSGKGFDVLVTPCATCTATLKKVWPMMAENLDMKRRREIDALSAKVMDINQFLVDRVGVRPKDGAEGRAVTFHDPCHLGKSLGVFSQPRTLIQASGKYSVKEMKDANTCCGSGGSFNLQHYETSTQIGQKKRDNIVATQAEIVATGCPACMMQLTDMLASKGDNVRVKHSIELYAETL, from the coding sequence ATGGGGGATCTGAAACGTTTACATCGTCTGCTAATGGACATTGACGATATGCTGGCCGGATGCATGCGCTGCGGCATGTGCCAGTCCGTATGCCCGGTTTTTGCACGCACACTCAATGAGGGGGATGTGGCCAGGGGCAAAATTGCCCTGCTGGAAGGCCTCAGCCACCAGATGATTACAGATGCCCAAGGCGTTAAGTGTAAGCTTGAAAAATGCCTGCTCTGCGGCTCCTGCTCCGCCAGCTGCCCCAGCGGTGTCAAGGCTACGGATATTTTTCTCAAGGCCAGGGCAGCCCTTACGGAATACACCGGCCTTTCTCCCATTAAAAAGGCCATCTTCCGGGGCACCCTCACCCATCCTGAGCTTTTCAACCGTCTTGTGAACATGGGTTCTAAATTCCAGGGGATCATGACAAAAAAAGCCAATGCCTACCATGGTACCTCCTGCGCGCCCATGCTTTCATCCATCCTCGGCAACCGCCAGATTGTTCCTCTAGCTTCAAGACCTTTCCGAAAAAGCCATCCATCCATGGATACACCTGCCGGAAAATCAGGGCTGAAAGTGGCCTTTTATCCGGGCTGCCTTGTGGACAAGATGTACACAGGCATCGGGGAAGCCATACTGAAAGTTATGAAACACCACGGAGTCGGTGTCTTTCTTCCGGCAAATCAGGCCTGCTGCGGTATGCCTGCTCTGGCATCGGGAGATACAAAATCCTTTGAAAAACTTGTTGATCTCAACCTTAACTGTTTTTCCGGCAAAGGCTTTGATGTTCTGGTGACACCTTGTGCCACCTGTACGGCCACCCTTAAAAAGGTATGGCCCATGATGGCCGAAAATCTGGACATGAAACGGCGCAGGGAAATCGACGCCCTCAGCGCAAAGGTCATGGACATCAACCAGTTTCTTGTGGACAGAGTGGGTGTGCGTCCAAAGGACGGTGCAGAAGGCAGGGCCGTCACCTTCCATGACCCCTGTCACCTCGGTAAATCCCTGGGCGTTTTCTCTCAGCCCAGAACCCTGATTCAGGCCAGCGGAAAGTACAGCGTCAAAGAAATGAAGGATGCCAATACCTGCTGCGGTTCCGGCGGGAGTTTCAATCTCCAGCATTATGAAACCTCCACCCAGATCGGCCAGAAAAAAAGGGACAATATTGTTGCCACACAGGCAGAAATTGTTGCCACCGGCTGTCCTGCATGCATGATGCAGCTCACGGACATGCTTGCTTCCAAAGGTGACAATGTCCGCGTGAAACACAGCATCGAACTTTATGCGGAAACGCTGTAA
- a CDS encoding FAD-binding oxidoreductase, with product MKKNSLVGAFKDLIGAENVMESETDRMNYSYDAAVLAPVMPGLVVRPRNTEDIGAILKLCNENNIPVTVRGAGTNLSGGTIPSMGGLVMLTNGLQRIIEINEADMYAIVEPGVITAQLAAEVSAKGLFYPPDPGSQTVSTIAGNVAENAGGLRGLKYGVTKDYVMGMEFYDATGTHVRTGSKTVKCVTGFNLAGLMTASEGCFGVYSQITLKLVPPPKASRSMMAVYDSVDKAAETVAAIIAAKIIPCTLEFMDNFTIRTVEDFAKVGLPTEAKALLLIEVDGHPAQVEDEAAEVETICKANGASRIQVAQNAEERNKVWEARRTALSALAKLRPTTVLEDATVPRSRIPDMVRGLDAIAARHKLTIGTFGHAGDGNLHPTILCDKRDREEWHRVEKGVEEIFELALGMGGTLSGEHGIGLAKAGFMEKEIGRGSIEFSRKIKRAVDPKNILNPGKIIGG from the coding sequence ATGAAAAAAAACTCCCTTGTGGGTGCCTTTAAAGATCTTATTGGTGCTGAAAACGTCATGGAAAGTGAAACAGACCGCATGAACTATTCCTATGATGCGGCGGTTCTTGCACCTGTCATGCCAGGCCTTGTGGTCCGGCCAAGAAATACCGAAGATATCGGTGCCATCTTAAAACTCTGCAATGAAAACAATATCCCGGTCACTGTCCGGGGAGCAGGAACCAACTTAAGCGGCGGAACCATTCCCTCCATGGGCGGCCTTGTGATGCTCACCAATGGTCTTCAGCGCATCATAGAAATCAATGAGGCGGACATGTACGCCATTGTGGAACCCGGAGTCATCACAGCCCAGCTCGCTGCGGAAGTGTCAGCCAAAGGGCTTTTCTATCCTCCGGATCCCGGCAGCCAGACCGTATCCACCATAGCAGGTAATGTAGCGGAAAATGCGGGTGGCCTTCGGGGACTCAAATACGGAGTCACCAAAGATTATGTCATGGGCATGGAATTTTATGATGCTACGGGCACCCATGTGCGCACGGGCTCCAAAACCGTAAAATGCGTCACAGGCTTCAACCTCGCAGGCCTCATGACGGCCAGTGAAGGGTGCTTCGGAGTTTACAGCCAGATCACCCTCAAGCTCGTGCCTCCGCCAAAGGCCTCCAGATCCATGATGGCAGTCTACGATTCCGTAGATAAGGCCGCGGAAACCGTTGCAGCCATCATTGCCGCCAAGATCATTCCATGCACACTGGAATTCATGGACAACTTCACCATCCGCACGGTGGAAGACTTTGCCAAGGTGGGGCTTCCCACGGAAGCCAAGGCCCTTTTACTCATAGAAGTTGACGGTCACCCCGCACAGGTGGAAGATGAAGCGGCAGAAGTTGAGACCATCTGCAAAGCCAACGGAGCCAGCCGCATTCAGGTGGCCCAGAATGCCGAAGAGAGAAATAAAGTCTGGGAAGCCAGAAGAACGGCCCTTTCCGCACTGGCCAAGCTGAGACCCACCACAGTTCTGGAAGACGCCACCGTACCCAGAAGCCGTATTCCCGACATGGTGCGGGGCCTCGATGCCATTGCAGCCAGACATAAACTCACAATAGGCACCTTCGGCCATGCCGGAGACGGCAACCTGCACCCCACCATCCTCTGTGACAAGCGCGACAGGGAGGAATGGCACCGGGTGGAAAAGGGTGTTGAAGAAATCTTTGAGCTGGCCCTTGGAATGGGTGGTACTCTCTCCGGGGAACACGGCATCGGCCTTGCCAAGGCGGGTTTCATGGAAAAAGAGATCGGAAGGGGTTCCATCGAATTTTCCAGAAAAATCAAACGCGCCGTGGATCCCAAAAACATCCTGAATCCCGGAAAAATTATCGGAGGCTGA
- a CDS encoding L-lactate permease — protein sequence MSIGMLALLAFVPIAIVLVLMVGMRWPATKAMPLAWLVCALIAMTAWGMDFGFIAASTLAGFGSAINVLIIVFGAIVILYTMQVSGAMETISYGFTGISPDRRIQTIIIAFMFGAFIEGSAGFGTPAALAAPLLLGLGFPALAAVCVALISNSIPVTFGAVGTPIWFGMMTLETPVNAAIAAGENIGFTTFNGFLMNVGQWAAVMHAIVGLGFLIFLICFLTRFFGKNQSWKEGLGAWKFALFASFAFNIPYLLTAFLVGVEFPSLIGGLVGLGIVITAAKKGFLMPEKNWDFGERSSWEKEWMGEIEVGAKDLKPQMSQFMAWLPYVLIAGILVLTRLNDLPFKALATSFKISFTQILGYETVNFTMTPFYLPGVIPFMLVALITIFLHKIPAAKAAQAWKESFIRLKNPTIAMLFAVALVEIMRQSGNNIMGYHSMPLSMATAVAAVAGQSWPFFAAYVGALGSFITGSATVSDLLFSDFQYGLATTIGTSREIIMGVQGVGAAMGNMICVHNVVAASATVGLVGVEGLIIRKTIIPMVLYGILVGIMGLLFSFVLFPATF from the coding sequence ATGTCCATTGGAATGCTTGCTTTACTCGCTTTTGTACCCATTGCCATTGTTCTGGTTCTCATGGTTGGCATGCGCTGGCCCGCCACCAAAGCCATGCCTTTGGCCTGGCTTGTATGTGCCCTGATTGCCATGACCGCATGGGGCATGGATTTCGGCTTCATTGCCGCCTCAACTCTGGCGGGTTTCGGCAGTGCCATCAACGTTCTCATCATCGTTTTTGGCGCCATTGTCATCCTTTACACCATGCAGGTCAGCGGAGCCATGGAAACCATCAGTTATGGTTTCACGGGTATTTCTCCGGACAGACGAATACAAACCATCATTATTGCCTTCATGTTCGGTGCCTTCATTGAAGGATCGGCAGGATTCGGAACACCGGCAGCCCTTGCAGCCCCCCTGCTGCTGGGCCTTGGCTTCCCCGCCCTTGCAGCGGTCTGCGTTGCCCTTATCTCCAACTCCATTCCCGTTACCTTCGGTGCCGTGGGCACACCTATCTGGTTTGGCATGATGACCCTGGAAACCCCTGTGAACGCTGCCATAGCTGCAGGTGAAAACATTGGATTCACGACCTTTAACGGCTTTCTTATGAATGTAGGTCAGTGGGCCGCTGTCATGCACGCCATTGTGGGCCTTGGCTTCCTCATCTTCCTCATCTGCTTCCTTACCCGTTTTTTCGGCAAAAACCAGTCCTGGAAAGAAGGCCTTGGTGCCTGGAAATTCGCCCTCTTTGCCTCCTTTGCCTTTAACATACCCTACCTGCTCACAGCCTTCCTCGTGGGTGTGGAATTCCCCTCCCTCATCGGCGGTCTTGTGGGGCTTGGCATTGTCATCACTGCTGCCAAAAAAGGCTTCCTCATGCCCGAAAAAAACTGGGACTTCGGCGAGCGCAGTTCCTGGGAAAAGGAATGGATGGGCGAAATTGAGGTTGGTGCCAAGGATCTGAAACCCCAAATGAGCCAGTTCATGGCATGGCTGCCCTATGTACTCATTGCAGGTATCCTTGTTCTTACTCGTCTGAACGATCTGCCCTTCAAGGCTCTTGCTACCTCCTTCAAAATCAGTTTCACCCAGATCCTCGGCTATGAAACCGTCAACTTCACCATGACACCTTTTTATCTGCCCGGTGTAATCCCCTTCATGCTGGTGGCACTCATCACCATCTTTCTGCACAAAATTCCTGCAGCCAAGGCAGCACAGGCATGGAAAGAGAGCTTCATCCGCCTGAAAAACCCCACCATTGCCATGCTCTTTGCCGTGGCTCTGGTTGAAATCATGAGACAATCCGGCAACAATATTATGGGCTATCACTCCATGCCCCTTTCCATGGCTACAGCCGTGGCTGCCGTTGCAGGCCAGAGCTGGCCCTTCTTTGCCGCCTATGTGGGTGCCTTAGGTTCCTTTATTACAGGTTCCGCCACCGTATCCGACCTGCTCTTCTCCGACTTCCAATACGGGCTTGCCACCACCATAGGCACCAGCCGTGAAATCATCATGGGTGTTCAGGGTGTGGGTGCCGCCATGGGCAACATGATCTGTGTACATAACGTTGTGGCTGCTTCCGCCACCGTAGGACTTGTAGGTGTAGAAGGTCTGATCATAAGAAAAACCATTATCCCCATGGTCCTTTACGGTATCCTTGTGGGTATCATGGGCCTTCTCTTTTCCTTTGTACTTTTCCCCGCAACTTTCTAG